One window of the Nicotiana tabacum cultivar K326 chromosome 4, ASM71507v2, whole genome shotgun sequence genome contains the following:
- the LOC107813175 gene encoding myricetin 7/4'-O-methyltransferase 2 — MTNLVKASSLKMAMNENGSTELLQAQTQTWNHIYNFVSSSAAKCAVQLGIPDVLYKHGKSMCLSDISAALPLNPSKISFLPILMRSLVQSGFLYEHEDYYTLTPASRLFVKDDPLSMRSYFLIMHDPCLQKPWFELSSWFQNDFPTAFHTAHNGKSLWDYFADEPRGNDIFNDSMANDSRLIADVLITECKHVFEGLTSLVDVGGGTGTLAIAIAKAFPAINCTVLDLPHVIGDLKGSGNLEFVGGSMFEKIPNANAILLKWILHNWGDEDCVKILKKCKASIPSREKGGKVIIIDIVLENPKEKEDSVRAQHNMDLVMMVLFAAKERTKKEWEKLFTEAGFNEYEITPTMGTRSLIEIYP; from the exons ATGACAAATCTAGTCAAGGCAAGTTCCTTGAAAATGGCAATGAATGAGAATGGTTCAACTGAACTTCTCCAGGCCCAAACTCAAACATGGAACCATATCTACAACTTCGTAAGCTCTTCAGCAGCAAAATGTGCCGTTCAACTAGGCATTCCCGATGTCCTATACAAACATGGTAAGTCAATGTGTCTTTCCGACATCTCTGCGGCCCTTCCCCTCAACCCTTCCAAAATCTCTTTCCTGCCAATTCTCATGCGCTCTTTAGTTCAGTCTGGTTTCCTATATGAACATGAAGATTACTATACTCTTACCCCAGCTAGTCGCCTTTTTGTGAAAGATGATCCCTTGAGTATGAGGTCATACTTTCTCATCATGCATGATCCATGCCTTCAAAAACCATGGTTTGAGTTAAGTAGTTGGTTCCAAAATGATTTCCCCACTGCTTTTCACACTGCTCATAATGGGAAATCTCTTTGGGACTATTTCGCGGATGAACCAAGAGGAAATGATATTTTCAATGATTCAATGGCTAATGACTCGAGATTGATTGCCGATGTGCTTATTACGGAGTGTAAACATGTCTTTGAGGGATTGACATCGTTGGTGGATGTTGGAGGTGGCACTGGCACTTTGGCAATTGCCATAGCCAAAGCTTTTCCTGCCATAAATTGCACCGTACTTGATCTCCCTCATGTTATAGGCGATCTCAAGGGAAGTGGGAACTTGGAGTTTGTCGGAGGAAGTATGTTTGAGAAGATTCCTAATGCTAATGCAATCTTACTCAAG TGGATTCTCCATAATTGGGGCGACGAAGATTGTgtgaaaatattaaagaaatgcAAAGCGTCAATTCCAAGTAGAGAAAAAGGCGGGAAAGTGATAATTATAGACATAGTGCTGGAAAATCCGAAGGAAAAGGAAGATTCTGTTCGAGCACAACATAATATGGACTTGGTGATGATGGTTCTTTTTGCTGCCAAAGAGAGAACTAAGAAGGAATGGGAAAAACTCTTCACTGAAGCTGGTTTCAATGAATATGAAATAACTCCTACCATGGGCACACGATCTCTCATTGAAATCTACCCTTGA